One genomic region from Pseudobacteriovorax antillogorgiicola encodes:
- a CDS encoding DUF1826 domain-containing protein, which produces MYKDGLLDPFNIEHHVLDQLPEDVMILNSLDDIDSFLSSEKDLALGEFSQTDDYQQIIRLRINEQVDIDREFQSLDDLYERAPGAESLVSMYAPLLLRLDQAMEWKTKRITVKVIRDQMCPLFHVDNLKLRFIVTLQGPGTQWLMGRDVIRKNLGKGGRKPIAKKNCYLQQIQTGQVALLKGLKFPGSKGLVHRSPSISPVSDTPRLFLRVDFID; this is translated from the coding sequence ATGTACAAAGATGGACTTTTAGACCCCTTCAATATTGAGCACCATGTTTTAGATCAATTGCCTGAAGATGTAATGATCTTAAACTCTCTTGATGACATTGATTCATTTCTCTCTTCCGAAAAGGATCTAGCTTTGGGAGAGTTCTCCCAAACTGATGACTATCAGCAGATCATTCGCTTACGGATAAACGAACAAGTGGATATCGATCGAGAGTTTCAAAGCCTTGATGACCTTTATGAACGAGCACCTGGAGCTGAAAGCCTCGTGTCAATGTATGCTCCTCTACTCTTGCGTTTAGACCAAGCTATGGAATGGAAAACCAAGCGAATCACCGTTAAAGTTATCCGTGATCAGATGTGTCCTCTTTTCCATGTGGACAATTTGAAGTTGAGATTTATCGTAACACTACAAGGCCCCGGAACGCAGTGGCTCATGGGCCGCGATGTTATTCGAAAAAATCTAGGCAAGGGTGGGCGCAAGCCAATTGCCAAAAAAAACTGCTACCTTCAACAAATTCAAACGGGGCAGGTCGCACTTCTTAAAGGTCTTAAATTTCCAGGTTCGAAAGGCCTTGTCCATCGATCTCCGAGCATTAGCCCAGTTTCAGATACCCCCCGTTTGTTTTTGCGAGTCGACTTTATCGACTAG